The following are from one region of the Acidobacteriota bacterium genome:
- a CDS encoding SDR family oxidoreductase, with the protein MNLEELARLYNFSGQTIAVTGGTGILGGEIACALVGCGANVAILDRNTDPAAGLLDRVGAAASRTVVIGTDVLDAASLQRAADQILEKFGRIDALVNGAGGNHPNSTTGPKSSFFHLPPDALRWVFDLNLLGTILPCQVFGQMMARQKSGTILNISSMNAFRPLTRIPAYSAAKAGVSNFTQWLAVHLAQEYSPLIRVNAIAPGFFLTQQNRFLLTDEKTGDLTPRGQSIISHTPMGRFGEPVDLFGTVLWLLSPASAFVTGIVVPVDGGFSAFSGV; encoded by the coding sequence ATGAACCTGGAAGAACTGGCTCGGCTGTACAACTTCAGTGGTCAGACCATCGCGGTCACGGGCGGCACCGGCATCCTCGGCGGCGAGATCGCCTGCGCACTGGTCGGATGCGGTGCCAATGTTGCGATTCTCGACCGCAATACCGATCCGGCCGCCGGGTTGCTGGATCGGGTGGGCGCGGCGGCAAGCCGCACGGTGGTGATCGGCACCGACGTGCTGGACGCGGCGAGCCTGCAACGCGCCGCGGATCAGATCCTGGAGAAATTCGGCAGAATCGATGCCCTGGTCAACGGCGCCGGTGGCAATCATCCGAACTCCACAACCGGTCCCAAGTCCTCGTTCTTCCATCTGCCCCCTGATGCGCTGCGATGGGTCTTTGATCTCAACCTCCTCGGCACGATCCTCCCCTGCCAGGTGTTCGGCCAGATGATGGCCCGGCAGAAGAGCGGGACCATCCTCAATATCTCGTCGATGAACGCGTTCCGTCCGCTCACCCGCATCCCCGCGTACTCGGCGGCGAAGGCCGGCGTGAGCAACTTCACGCAGTGGCTGGCGGTGCATCTGGCGCAGGAGTACTCGCCCCTGATCCGCGTTAATGCCATCGCGCCTGGCTTCTTCCTCACGCAACAGAATCGCTTCTTGCTGACCGACGAGAAGACGGGCGACCTCACGCCGCGAGGACAGTCCATTATCAGTCACACGCCGATGGGTCGGTTCGGCGAGCCTGTAGACTTGTTCGGCACGGTGCTGTGGCTCTTGTCGCCAGCCTCGGCCTTCGTGACGGGGATCGTCGTCCCAGTCGACGGGGGCTTCTCCGCGTTCAGCGGCGTGTAG
- the nrfD gene encoding polysulfide reductase NrfD — MTVVRQFAQFVKGSLRLVWHGNAAYWTWLAFLGVLIASGGLAYARQVSEGLGVTAMRDQVSWGFYIGNFTFLVGVAAAAVVLVIPAYVYDWKPIREIVIYGELLALSAITMCLLFVLVDIGRPDRFWHLLPPVGRLNFPQSILAWDVIVLNIYFAINFIVVTHILYRAFNGRHYNTRVVVPLVLLSIPMAVGIHTVTAFLFNGLAARPYWNASILAPQFLASAFCSGPAILLIVLQLLRRFTRFEIQDEAISKIAELMAYAMFLNLFLHGAEAFKEFYSNTEHAVYVRYWFFGLGTHTTLVPYAWTAVGLNVLAFGLFIVPAARRNWVLLNIGCLATYAGCYIDKGMGLIIPGLTPDTLGEIYEYAPSIVELRVAAGVFAIGFLIFTLMLKVAVPITLGEFHGDDAPEPAPGWPVAWH, encoded by the coding sequence GTGACCGTTGTGCGTCAGTTCGCGCAGTTCGTCAAAGGCAGTCTTCGCCTGGTGTGGCACGGCAACGCGGCCTACTGGACGTGGCTGGCGTTCCTGGGTGTCCTGATCGCGTCGGGCGGCCTGGCCTATGCGCGGCAGGTGTCCGAGGGCCTCGGCGTCACGGCCATGCGGGACCAGGTCAGTTGGGGCTTCTACATCGGCAACTTCACGTTTCTGGTCGGCGTGGCCGCGGCCGCCGTCGTGCTGGTGATTCCGGCGTATGTCTACGACTGGAAGCCGATCCGGGAGATCGTGATCTATGGAGAACTGCTGGCGTTGAGCGCCATCACCATGTGCCTGCTCTTCGTGCTGGTCGACATCGGCCGGCCGGATCGCTTCTGGCACCTGCTGCCGCCAGTTGGGCGCCTCAACTTCCCGCAGTCGATCCTGGCGTGGGATGTGATCGTGCTCAACATCTACTTCGCGATCAACTTCATCGTCGTGACCCACATCCTGTATCGGGCCTTCAACGGGCGCCACTACAACACGCGAGTCGTCGTTCCGCTCGTGCTGCTGTCGATCCCGATGGCCGTGGGCATTCACACCGTGACCGCGTTCCTGTTCAATGGCCTGGCGGCACGGCCGTACTGGAACGCCTCGATCCTCGCGCCGCAGTTCCTGGCGTCGGCCTTCTGCTCGGGCCCCGCCATTCTGCTGATCGTGCTCCAGCTGCTGCGGCGGTTCACGCGTTTCGAAATTCAGGATGAGGCCATCTCGAAGATTGCCGAGTTGATGGCCTACGCGATGTTCTTGAACCTGTTTCTGCACGGCGCCGAGGCGTTCAAGGAGTTCTACTCCAACACCGAACACGCGGTGTACGTCCGGTACTGGTTCTTCGGCCTGGGCACGCACACCACGCTGGTGCCCTACGCGTGGACGGCGGTCGGGCTCAATGTGCTGGCCTTCGGACTCTTCATTGTTCCGGCCGCCCGCCGCAACTGGGTGCTCCTCAATATCGGGTGCCTGGCGACGTACGCCGGGTGCTACATCGACAAGGGGATGGGGCTGATCATTCCCGGGCTGACGCCGGACACACTCGGCGAGATCTACGAGTATGCGCCGTCGATCGTGGAACTGCGCGTCGCGGCCGGCGTGTTCGCCATCGGCTTCCTGATCTTCACGCTGATGCTGAAGGTCGCCGTGCCCATTACCCTGGGCGAGTTTCACGGGGATGACGCGCCGGAGCCTGCTCCGGGCTGGCCAGTCGCCTGGCACTGA
- a CDS encoding 4Fe-4S dicluster domain-containing protein has protein sequence MTRRQFTTSAAAAAAGFVLTACGPKRLHEMSKDRLKGLIAEMERKYAEQYGTAVHVADTAAMPGVEFAYALDISRCIGCRRCVYACVDENNQSRDPQVHWIRVFSMEKEKGVDFAEANPYYQPKEVPEEGHFYVPVACQQCRQAPCTKVCPTGATWTDPDGIVVIDYDWCIGCRYCMAACPYGARHFNWRQPTIPKDQLNVNTHYLGNRPRPKGVVEKCTFCIQRTRKGRYPACVEVCPVGARKFGNLLDPESEIRYIIEHKRVMVLKEELNTLPKFFYFYAT, from the coding sequence ATGACGCGCAGGCAGTTCACGACGTCGGCGGCGGCGGCAGCTGCCGGTTTCGTCCTGACGGCGTGCGGTCCGAAGCGCCTGCACGAGATGTCGAAGGACCGGCTGAAGGGGCTCATCGCCGAGATGGAGCGCAAGTACGCCGAGCAGTACGGCACGGCGGTTCATGTGGCCGACACGGCGGCGATGCCTGGGGTCGAGTTTGCCTACGCCCTCGACATCTCACGCTGCATCGGATGCCGGCGGTGTGTGTACGCATGCGTCGACGAGAACAATCAGTCGCGGGATCCCCAGGTTCACTGGATTCGCGTGTTCTCGATGGAGAAGGAGAAGGGCGTCGATTTCGCCGAAGCGAATCCCTACTACCAGCCGAAGGAAGTTCCCGAGGAGGGCCATTTCTACGTGCCGGTGGCCTGTCAACAGTGCCGCCAGGCGCCGTGCACCAAGGTGTGTCCGACCGGGGCTACCTGGACGGATCCTGACGGCATCGTCGTCATCGACTACGACTGGTGCATCGGGTGCCGCTACTGCATGGCAGCCTGTCCGTACGGCGCGCGTCATTTCAACTGGCGGCAGCCGACGATTCCGAAGGATCAACTGAATGTGAATACGCACTATCTTGGCAACCGGCCGCGGCCAAAAGGCGTCGTCGAGAAGTGCACCTTCTGTATCCAGCGCACCAGGAAGGGCCGCTACCCGGCCTGCGTCGAAGTCTGCCCGGTGGGCGCGCGCAAGTTCGGGAACCTGCTCGACCCGGAGAGCGAGATTCGGTACATCATCGAACACAAGCGCGTGATGGTGCTCAAGGAAGAACTGAACACGCTGCCGAAGTTCTTTTACTTTTACGCGACGTGA
- a CDS encoding ATP-binding protein, with protein sequence MSVGLAVGVTAAVTAACAAGAYVYSLHHFESLIETARTTALAEGELITAALEHQMIENDRSLIARMIETFGKQPRIESVALLDRFGIPRFTSSPLLPTGDLTLKSPTCQSCHQYPAEKRGTSRVIETQGGIVLRTVVPVRNKAECHRCHDANLRINGILILDINAGEIRTAMNRDLRYMVAGSCALTLLLVGAIAIVVRVAVLRRLQRFETTARLIAAGDLSRRVPAGGGSDTVSWLAREFNTMADSVTGLVGEVRSQRERLETIINSIDDGIAVLDGKRQVIAANDAFLQRTGRSRDQVLGMCCQDVTEGMCDAADCPTVGCLESGERQVHITERRGSDGTPVWEEVHTSPIRDAAGKVLNVVEVWRDISDRRAAEARLAESHRLASLGVLASGFSHELNTPLGTVLMCVEGILREAQTSEPGGADLGRIGESATIARDQVLRCRGITQHFLRLSRGQPSAGDIVEVPAIITAVARLIEPTARAHSVTIAVEPPAEPLRVRADEAELQHALINLVLNAIQACKQGGRVVLSTEGGPQVHLRVADDGCGIQPEFQSRIFEPFFSMRKGGTGLGLFLSLNFVRRWGGDIVVSSTQGKGSTFEVVLPAFGSTAGQESA encoded by the coding sequence ATGTCCGTCGGCCTGGCTGTGGGGGTGACTGCGGCGGTCACTGCCGCCTGCGCCGCCGGCGCCTACGTGTATTCCCTCCATCACTTCGAATCGCTGATTGAGACGGCTCGAACCACGGCGCTGGCGGAAGGCGAACTGATCACCGCCGCCCTCGAGCATCAGATGATCGAGAACGACCGAAGCCTCATTGCCAGGATGATTGAGACGTTCGGCAAGCAGCCGCGCATCGAGAGCGTCGCGCTGCTCGACCGCTTCGGGATCCCGCGATTCACGAGTTCGCCCCTGCTGCCCACCGGCGACCTCACGTTGAAATCGCCGACGTGCCAGTCGTGTCACCAGTATCCGGCTGAGAAGCGCGGCACGAGCCGCGTCATCGAAACCCAGGGCGGCATCGTTCTTCGCACGGTCGTGCCCGTCCGCAACAAGGCGGAATGCCACCGGTGCCACGATGCGAACCTCCGAATCAACGGCATTCTGATCCTCGACATCAATGCGGGTGAAATCCGGACGGCGATGAACCGGGATCTTCGCTACATGGTCGCCGGCAGCTGCGCGCTGACGCTCCTGCTGGTCGGCGCCATCGCGATCGTCGTGCGGGTCGCGGTGCTGCGCCGCCTCCAGCGGTTCGAAACGACCGCGCGCCTGATTGCCGCGGGCGACTTGAGCCGGCGCGTGCCCGCCGGAGGAGGCTCAGACACCGTCTCGTGGCTCGCCCGCGAGTTCAACACGATGGCAGATTCGGTCACCGGCCTGGTGGGCGAAGTTCGAAGCCAGCGCGAGCGCCTGGAGACGATCATCAACAGCATCGACGACGGCATCGCGGTGCTCGACGGCAAGCGGCAGGTGATTGCCGCCAACGATGCGTTCCTGCAGCGCACCGGGCGCTCACGCGATCAGGTGCTCGGCATGTGCTGCCAGGACGTGACGGAAGGGATGTGCGACGCTGCGGACTGCCCGACCGTCGGCTGCCTGGAGTCGGGCGAGCGCCAGGTTCACATCACCGAACGGCGCGGGAGCGATGGCACGCCGGTGTGGGAGGAGGTGCACACCTCTCCCATCCGCGATGCGGCCGGCAAGGTCCTCAACGTCGTCGAAGTGTGGCGCGATATCTCCGATCGGCGGGCCGCCGAGGCGCGGCTGGCCGAGTCGCATCGCCTGGCCTCGCTCGGCGTCCTGGCCTCGGGCTTCTCGCACGAGCTCAACACGCCGCTCGGAACCGTGCTGATGTGCGTCGAGGGCATCCTCCGTGAGGCGCAGACCTCCGAGCCTGGAGGCGCCGATCTGGGGCGCATTGGCGAAAGCGCCACGATCGCGCGTGACCAGGTGCTGCGATGCCGCGGCATCACGCAGCACTTCCTGCGTTTGTCTCGCGGCCAGCCGTCCGCCGGCGACATCGTCGAAGTGCCGGCGATCATCACCGCTGTCGCGCGGCTGATTGAGCCGACCGCACGCGCGCATTCGGTCACCATCGCGGTCGAGCCGCCCGCCGAACCGCTGCGCGTGCGCGCAGACGAGGCCGAGCTGCAGCATGCGCTCATCAACCTGGTGTTGAACGCGATCCAGGCGTGCAAACAAGGCGGACGAGTCGTGCTGTCGACCGAAGGAGGGCCGCAGGTTCACCTGCGCGTCGCCGACGATGGGTGCGGGATCCAGCCGGAATTCCAGAGCCGGATCTTTGAACCGTTCTTCAGCATGCGGAAGGGGGGGACAGGCCTGGGTCTGTTCCTGTCATTGAACTTCGTCCGGCGATGGGGAGGCGATATCGTCGTGAGCAGCACTCAGGGCAAGGGCTCGACATTCGAAGTGGTACTCCCGGCGTTCGGCAGCACGGCCGGGCAGGAGTCGGCATGA
- a CDS encoding metal ABC transporter substrate-binding protein, which produces MTRHAVTLIVVSALMMPAGAIAQSKLNVVAATEDLASLAREVGGDRTNVEAIAKGYQDPHFVEAKPSFILKLQKADLLIVVGRDLEIGWLPPLIQQSRNAKVQEGAAGYLDASQRVRILDIPTGQITRAMGDVHPLGNPHYWMDPENGRIIAKEIADRLSQFRPGDSAYFEQRRADFNVRLTEGEKRWYADMAPYKGIKIVTYHRSFSNFADRFGLDVIGYVEPRPGISPSPGHTLELVGEMKRLSVKIVLVEPYFDLKTPEAIGRATGARVLVMPPSVGGVKEATDYVSLFEYNIKLLVGGIKAVGGK; this is translated from the coding sequence ATGACCAGACACGCTGTCACGCTCATCGTTGTCTCGGCGCTGATGATGCCGGCCGGGGCAATCGCGCAATCGAAGCTCAACGTCGTTGCGGCCACTGAGGATCTGGCTTCGCTGGCCCGCGAGGTCGGCGGTGATCGCACAAACGTCGAGGCGATCGCCAAGGGCTACCAGGATCCACACTTCGTTGAAGCCAAGCCGAGCTTTATCCTCAAGCTGCAAAAGGCCGACCTGCTGATCGTGGTCGGCCGTGACCTCGAGATTGGCTGGTTGCCGCCCCTCATTCAACAGAGCCGCAACGCGAAGGTGCAGGAGGGCGCTGCGGGCTACCTGGATGCCTCGCAGCGTGTGAGGATCCTGGACATCCCGACCGGTCAGATTACGCGGGCGATGGGGGACGTGCACCCGCTTGGCAATCCGCACTACTGGATGGACCCAGAAAATGGGCGCATCATCGCGAAGGAAATCGCCGATAGGCTCTCACAGTTCCGGCCTGGCGACAGCGCGTACTTCGAGCAGCGGCGCGCCGATTTCAATGTTCGACTGACGGAGGGGGAGAAGCGCTGGTACGCCGACATGGCGCCCTACAAGGGCATCAAGATCGTCACGTACCATCGGTCGTTTTCGAACTTTGCCGATCGATTCGGCCTGGACGTGATCGGTTACGTGGAACCCCGGCCTGGCATTTCCCCAAGCCCCGGTCACACCCTCGAGCTGGTGGGCGAGATGAAACGTCTGAGCGTCAAGATCGTGCTGGTCGAGCCGTATTTCGACCTCAAGACGCCAGAGGCCATCGGCCGAGCGACCGGAGCGCGGGTGCTGGTGATGCCCCCGTCGGTAGGGGGAGTGAAGGAGGCGACCGACTACGTCAGCCTCTTCGAGTACAACATCAAGCTGCTGGTGGGCGGAATCAAGGCGGTTGGGGGGAAATAG
- a CDS encoding cyclic nucleotide-binding domain-containing protein, which produces MTANHIDLVKDLADADAVEVLALGVRSRIPSGGELFKLGAEATSLYVIERGRISLTLPLQVQGREEDILVEERLPGQTVGWSALIPPHRFTLKATAQLETDVLAFSRDALLAHFAAHPLVGYVMTHNLASVVGQRLQVFQAMWLREMQRVVELRAL; this is translated from the coding sequence ATGACCGCTAATCACATCGACCTCGTGAAAGACCTCGCGGACGCTGATGCCGTCGAGGTACTGGCCCTGGGCGTGCGGAGCCGCATCCCGAGCGGCGGCGAATTGTTCAAGCTCGGCGCCGAGGCCACCAGTTTGTACGTCATCGAGCGCGGCCGGATCTCGCTGACGCTGCCGCTGCAGGTGCAGGGCCGCGAAGAAGACATCCTCGTCGAAGAGCGGCTGCCGGGACAGACGGTCGGGTGGTCGGCACTGATTCCGCCGCACCGGTTCACATTGAAGGCGACTGCCCAGCTCGAGACCGACGTGCTGGCGTTTTCGCGAGACGCCCTGCTGGCGCACTTTGCGGCGCATCCGCTTGTGGGGTACGTTATGACGCATAACCTTGCGTCGGTGGTCGGCCAGCGGCTGCAGGTGTTCCAGGCCATGTGGCTGCGCGAGATGCAACGCGTCGTCGAACTTCGGGCTCTGTAG
- a CDS encoding metal ABC transporter permease: MDWTIVSFLAAPFAASLILTGIHAYLGVHVVERGVIFVDLSLAQFAALGATLALVIQAGAGQAHTSLVYWMSLGFTFIGAAVFALVRTHKSRIPQEAVIGICYAVASAASMLAMSKAPSESEHLKDMLVGNILAVSWEKVIQTALLYAAVGAFHFVFRKKFLAISVNHDRPEVTGLNVRFWDFLFYVSFGLVVTSSVSIAGVVLVFCYLIVPSVAAMLYSERIGTRLAIGWTMGTVVSAVGVYLSLILDFPTGATIVCTFGVTLVLMAAVRPLILYRGRDQLSTTSRVD, encoded by the coding sequence ATGGATTGGACGATCGTGAGCTTTCTCGCGGCGCCGTTCGCCGCGAGCCTGATCCTTACGGGGATTCACGCGTATCTCGGGGTCCACGTGGTCGAGCGTGGAGTGATCTTCGTGGACCTGTCTCTCGCGCAGTTCGCCGCGCTCGGCGCCACGCTTGCGCTGGTGATCCAGGCCGGTGCGGGGCAGGCCCACACGTCCCTGGTCTACTGGATGAGCCTGGGCTTCACCTTTATCGGCGCGGCGGTGTTCGCGCTTGTCCGGACCCACAAGTCGCGGATTCCGCAGGAGGCCGTCATAGGCATCTGCTACGCCGTCGCGTCGGCGGCGTCGATGCTCGCCATGAGCAAGGCACCATCTGAGAGCGAACACCTCAAAGACATGCTGGTCGGCAACATTCTGGCGGTGTCCTGGGAGAAGGTCATCCAGACCGCCCTGCTCTACGCTGCGGTCGGGGCCTTCCATTTCGTCTTCCGCAAGAAGTTCCTCGCCATTTCGGTGAACCATGATCGCCCGGAAGTGACCGGGCTAAACGTCCGGTTCTGGGACTTCCTGTTCTATGTGTCGTTCGGCTTGGTTGTCACCTCGTCGGTGTCGATCGCGGGTGTCGTCCTGGTGTTCTGTTACCTGATCGTGCCGTCAGTCGCCGCCATGCTCTATTCGGAGCGCATCGGGACGCGCCTGGCGATCGGATGGACGATGGGGACGGTCGTGTCGGCGGTGGGCGTGTACCTCTCCCTCATTCTCGACTTCCCGACCGGAGCGACCATCGTGTGCACGTTCGGCGTGACGCTGGTCCTCATGGCCGCGGTCCGGCCGCTGATCCTCTATAGGGGTCGGGACCAATTGTCGACAACGTCTCGAGTGGATTAG
- a CDS encoding lactate racemase domain-containing protein → METVTHSPVGSVHGVIGRGAGAAHLAPDDVRAVVREALASLPLDGKRLLVIIPDGTRTMPMPLIWDTLETEAWPRVSALDYLVALGTHQPMNDQQLTRLVGRTVVGGRAGRSRIFNHRWDDPATFVTLGTIPASEIGTLTGGLFDRSVVVSLNKLIFDYDQVLICGPVFPHEVVGFSGGNKYLFPGIAGPDLINFTHWLGAIICSYHVIGAGYTPVRAVIDRAASLVTVPVSCLALVVTHDGVDGIYFGAPEDAWRAASAVSAKTHIIYVDRPFRRVLSIMPEMYDDLWTAAKGMYKLEPAIADGGEVVIYAPHITEVSYTHGRIIDEVGYHCRDYFLGQWERFKQYPGGVLAHSTHLKGLGQYDATTGVETPRIRVTLATSIPEERCRRINLGYLDPASVKTEEWVGREHEGVLVVPRAGEMLYRMKS, encoded by the coding sequence GTGGAAACGGTCACACACTCGCCAGTTGGCTCCGTGCACGGGGTGATCGGTCGCGGAGCCGGCGCGGCGCACCTGGCGCCAGACGATGTCCGAGCCGTCGTGCGGGAGGCGCTGGCGTCTCTGCCGCTTGATGGCAAGCGACTGCTGGTGATCATCCCCGACGGCACGCGAACGATGCCGATGCCGCTGATCTGGGACACGCTCGAGACTGAAGCGTGGCCGCGGGTGTCGGCGCTCGATTATCTGGTTGCACTCGGCACGCACCAGCCGATGAACGACCAGCAACTTACCCGCCTCGTGGGCCGGACGGTGGTCGGCGGCCGCGCGGGCCGGAGCCGGATCTTCAACCACCGCTGGGATGATCCGGCCACGTTCGTCACGCTGGGGACCATTCCGGCATCCGAGATCGGGACGTTGACCGGCGGTCTGTTCGATCGATCGGTCGTCGTCTCACTGAACAAGCTCATCTTCGACTACGACCAGGTGCTCATCTGCGGTCCGGTATTTCCGCACGAAGTCGTCGGGTTCTCGGGCGGCAACAAGTACCTGTTTCCGGGCATCGCGGGCCCGGATCTCATCAACTTCACGCATTGGCTGGGCGCCATCATCTGCAGCTACCACGTGATCGGTGCGGGCTACACGCCGGTGCGCGCCGTCATCGACCGGGCGGCCTCGCTGGTCACTGTTCCGGTGAGTTGCCTCGCATTGGTCGTGACCCACGATGGCGTCGACGGGATCTACTTCGGCGCCCCCGAGGACGCGTGGCGCGCGGCGTCGGCGGTTTCGGCGAAGACCCACATCATCTACGTCGATCGGCCGTTTCGCCGCGTGCTGTCGATCATGCCGGAGATGTACGACGACCTCTGGACGGCGGCCAAGGGCATGTACAAGCTCGAGCCGGCCATCGCCGATGGCGGCGAGGTGGTAATCTACGCGCCGCACATCACCGAGGTGAGCTACACGCACGGCCGGATCATCGACGAAGTGGGATATCACTGCCGGGATTACTTCCTCGGCCAGTGGGAGCGATTCAAACAGTACCCGGGCGGCGTACTCGCGCACTCGACACACCTGAAGGGCCTCGGACAGTACGACGCCACGACCGGCGTCGAGACGCCCCGCATCCGGGTCACGCTCGCCACCAGCATCCCGGAAGAGCGTTGCCGGCGGATCAATCTTGGCTATCTCGATCCGGCAAGCGTTAAGACAGAGGAGTGGGTCGGCCGCGAACACGAAGGCGTGCTGGTCGTCCCGCGCGCCGGCGAGATGCTGTACCGGATGAAATCATGA
- a CDS encoding sigma-54 dependent transcriptional regulator, whose protein sequence is MTKATRSILLVDDDVAFRHVMAGELTRMQFEVSDAGSGEEGLKRIIEHEPDIVLLDLQMPGISGLDTLKAIRESNPGVEVIMLTGHGSIDTAIESIRAGAFDYVVKPCPLDELEVRIQRALERQALRRRASILERGLTPPDLGSSFVGNSPEFSHLLRLIDRVAPTDSTVLVTGETGSGKEMVSKLIHTRSLRRGRPFVVVECAALQETLLQSELFGHERGAFTGADRAKAGLFEVANGGTIFLDEIGEVSQTTQVKLLRVLDTSTFRHVGGTSEIRVDVRVLAATNRDLPAMVRQGLFREDLYYRLSTIAIEIPPLRKRRPDIDLLADYFVERLNERFGYEKRLGAAAREVLCRHDWPGNVRELLHAIEAAMIVCEGTEIQPEHLPNSIRGAAAPHTPTGDGALPTLDVLERAHIESALRATGGHRGGAAKMLGISERNLYRKLRQYGLLT, encoded by the coding sequence ATGACGAAGGCCACACGGTCCATCCTTCTCGTCGATGATGATGTGGCGTTTCGCCACGTGATGGCGGGCGAGTTGACGCGGATGCAATTCGAGGTGTCCGACGCGGGATCGGGTGAAGAGGGCCTCAAGCGCATCATCGAACACGAACCGGACATCGTCCTGCTCGACCTGCAGATGCCGGGCATCAGCGGCCTCGATACGCTCAAGGCCATCCGCGAATCGAACCCTGGCGTCGAGGTCATCATGCTGACCGGTCACGGATCGATTGACACCGCCATCGAATCGATCCGCGCGGGGGCGTTCGATTACGTCGTGAAGCCCTGTCCGCTCGATGAACTCGAAGTCCGGATCCAGCGCGCCCTGGAGCGGCAGGCGCTTCGCCGGCGAGCCTCGATCCTCGAGCGGGGGCTGACGCCGCCCGATCTCGGCAGCTCGTTTGTGGGAAACAGCCCGGAGTTCAGTCATCTTCTTCGCTTGATCGACCGGGTCGCGCCGACAGACTCCACCGTACTGGTGACGGGCGAGACCGGATCGGGCAAGGAGATGGTGTCCAAGCTCATCCATACGCGAAGCCTGCGGCGCGGGCGGCCGTTTGTCGTCGTCGAGTGCGCGGCGCTGCAGGAGACGCTGCTCCAGAGCGAGCTGTTCGGTCATGAGCGTGGCGCGTTCACCGGCGCCGATCGCGCCAAGGCGGGCCTGTTCGAAGTGGCCAACGGGGGCACGATCTTCCTGGACGAAATCGGAGAAGTCAGTCAGACGACGCAGGTCAAGCTGTTGAGAGTGCTCGACACCTCAACATTCAGGCACGTCGGGGGCACCAGTGAGATTCGCGTTGATGTGCGCGTCCTGGCGGCCACCAATCGCGATCTGCCGGCGATGGTACGGCAGGGGCTGTTTCGAGAGGATCTGTACTACCGGCTGAGCACGATTGCGATTGAAATCCCGCCGCTGAGGAAGCGCCGTCCGGACATCGATCTGCTGGCCGACTACTTCGTCGAGCGGCTCAACGAACGATTTGGATACGAGAAGCGGCTCGGTGCCGCCGCCCGCGAAGTCTTGTGCCGCCACGACTGGCCGGGCAATGTCCGCGAACTGCTGCACGCGATCGAGGCTGCGATGATCGTCTGCGAGGGCACCGAGATCCAGCCGGAACACCTGCCGAACTCCATTCGCGGCGCCGCGGCCCCGCACACGCCGACCGGCGACGGCGCCCTGCCGACGCTGGACGTCCTCGAACGCGCCCACATCGAATCGGCGCTTCGCGCGACGGGAGGCCACCGCGGCGGCGCCGCGAAGATGCTGGGCATCAGCGAGCGCAATCTCTATCGCAAACTGCGGCAGTACGGCCTGTTGACCTGA